In Phacochoerus africanus isolate WHEZ1 chromosome 14, ROS_Pafr_v1, whole genome shotgun sequence, one genomic interval encodes:
- the LOC125114189 gene encoding serotonin N-acetyltransferase-like: MTRAAQPHLLQKPLTQEPCVHLTLAPAHSLGGYWPCRPGAEGPSSPQRPLLELGHPCEVAAAARMSTQTGHYLKPRPLRLPPAVPESPSRQRRHTLPASEFRCLTPEDAAGVFELEREAFISVSGNCPLNLDEVRHFLTLCPELSMGWFLEGRLVAFIIGSLWDKERITQESLTLHRPGGRTAHLHLLAVHRAFRQQGKGSALLWRYLHHLGSQPAVRRAVLMCEARLVPFYQRFGFRPVGPCAVSVGSLVFTEMQCSLRDLVSQRRNSDC; this comes from the exons ATGACCCGGGCTGCCCAGCCACACCTGCTACAAAAGCCTCTCACTCAGGAGCCCTGCGTTCACCTGACTCTGGCGCCCGCGCACAGCCTCGGGGGTTACTGGCCCTGCCGTCCTG GTGCCGAGGGGCCCTCCTCACCACAGAGGCCACTTCTGGAGCTGGGCCACCCCTGCGAGGTGGCCGCAGCAGCCAGGATGTCCACTCAGACCGGCCACTACCTGAAGCCCAGACCCCTGCGCCTGCCACCCGCCGTCCCAGAGTCCCCAAGCCGCCAGCGGCGCCACACACTCCCCGCCAGCGAGTTTCGCTGCCTCACCCCGGAGGATGCTGCTGGCGTGTTTGAGCTCGAGCGAGAAG CCTTCATCTCTGTCTCGGGCAACTGCCCCCTGAACTTGGACGAGGTCCGGCACTTCCTGACCCTGTGTCCCGAGCTGTCCATGGGCTGGTTCTTGGAGGGGCGCCTCGTGGCCTTCATCATCGGCTCCCTGTGGGACAAGGAGAGAATCACTCAG GAGTCGCTGACGCTGCACAGGCCCGGGGGCCGCACAGCCCACCTGCACCTGCTGGCCGTGCACCGCGCCTTCCGGCAGCAGGGCAAGGGCTCGGCCCTGCTCTGGCGCTACCTGCACCACCTGGGCAGCCAGCCGGCCGTGCGCCGGGCCGTGCTCATGTGTGAGGCCAGGCTGGTGCCCTTCTACCAGAGGTTCGGCTTCCGGCCCGTGGGCCCCTGTGCCGTCTCCGTGGGCTCACTGGTCTTCACGGAGATGCAGTGCTCCCTGCGGGACCTCGTCTCCCAGCGCAGGAACAGTGACTGCTGA
- the RHBDF2 gene encoding inactive rhomboid protein 2, whose translation MASEDKNGESISSGSSSRLQSRKPPNLSITIPPPETPAPSEQASMLPQRPRNPAYLKSVSLQEPRARWQEGGSEKRPGFRRQASLSQSIRRGAAQWFGVSGDWELKRQHWQRRSLHHCSVRYGRLKASCQRDLELPSQEVPSFQGTESPKPCKMPKIVDPLARGRAFRHPDEVDRPHGPHPPLTPGVLSLTSFTSVRSGYSHLPRRKRMSVAHMSFQAAAAFLKGRSVLDATGQRCRVVKRSFAYPSFLEEDAVDGPETFDSSFFSKEEMSSMPDDVFESPPLSASYFRGLPHSASPVSPERAQVPLKESGRAPVPTAKRGKRIASKVKHFAFDRKKRHYGLGVVGSWLNRSYRRSISSTVQRQLENFDSHRPYFTYWLTFVHVIITLLVICTYGIAPVGFAQHVTTQLVLRNKGVYESVKYIQQENFWIGPSSIDLIHLGAKFSPCIRKDQQIEQLVLRERDLERDSGCCVQNDHSGCIQTQRKDCSETLATFVKWQEDTGPPMDKSDLGQKRTSGAVCNQDPRTCEEPASSGAHIWPDDITKWPICTEQARSNRSGFPHMDCQIRGRPCCIGTKGSCEITTREYCEFMHGYFHEEATLCSQVHCLDKVCGLLPFLNPEVPDQFYRLWLSLFLHAGVVHCLVSVVFQMTILRDLEKLAGWHRISIIFVLSGITGNLASAIFLPYRAEVGPAGSQFGLLACLFVELFQSWQLLERPWKAFLNLSAVVLFLFVCGLLPWVDNIAHIVGFLSGLLLAFAFLPYITFGTSDKYRKRALILVSLLVFAGLFASLVIWLYVYPIHWPWIEYLTCFPFTSRFCEKYELDQVLH comes from the exons ATGGCCTCCGAGGACAAGAATGGCGAGAGCATCTCCTCGGGGTCCAGCAGCCGCCTGCAGAGCCGGAAGCCGCCTAACCTGTCCATTACCATCCCTCCGCCCGAGACCCCGGCCCCCAGCGAGCAGGCCAGCATGCTGCCCCAG AGGCCCAGGAACCCCGCCTACCTGAAGAGCGTCAGCCTCCAGGAGCCGCGGGCACGATGGCAGGAGGGCGGCTCAGAGAAGCGCCCCGGCTTCCGCCGCCAGGCCTCGCTCTCCCAGAGTATCCGCAG GGGCGCTGCCCAGTGGTTCGGGGTCAGTGGCGACTGGGAGCTGAAGCGGCAGCACTGGCAGCGCAGGAGCCTGCACCACTGCAGCGTCCGCTACGGCCGCCTCAAGGCCTCGTGCCAGAGGGACCTGGAGCTGCCCAGCCAGGAGGTGCCTTCCTTCCAGGGCACCGAGTCTCCAAAACCCTGCAAGATGCCCAAG ATTGTGGACCCCTTGGCCCGAGGACGGGCCTTCCGCCACCCGGACGAGGTAGACCGGCCCCACGGCCCGCACCCACCGCTGACCCCCGGGGTCCTGTCCCTCACCTCCTTCACCAGCGTCCGCTCCGGCTACTCCCACCTGCCCCGCCGCAAGCGGATGTCGGTGGCCCACATGAGCTTTCAGGCCGCCGCCGCCTTCCTCAAG GGGCGCTCGGTGCTGGATGCCACGGGACAGCGGTGCCGCGTGGTCAAACGCAGCTTTGCCTACcccagcttcctggaggaggacgCAGTGGACGGGCCGGAGACATTTGACTCCTCGTTCTTCAGTAAG GAAGAAATGAGCTCCATGCCCGACGATGTGTTTGAGTCGCCCCCCCTCTCTGCCAGCTACTTCCGGGGCCTTCCCCACTCGGCCTCCCCCGTCTCCCCGGAGCGGGCGCAGGTCCCTCT GAAGGAGAGTGGCCGAGCGCCCGTGCCCACAGCCAAACGCGGCAAGCGCATCGCCTCCAAGGTGAAGCACTTCGCCTTCGACCGGAAGAAGCGGCACTACGGCCTGGGCGTAGTGGGCAGCTGGCTGAACCGCAGCTACCGCCGCAGCATCAGCAGCACCGTGCAGCGCCAGCTGGAGAACTTCGACAGCCACCG GCCCTACTTCACCTACTGGCTGACCTTCGTTCACGTCATCATCACGCTGCTCGTGATTTGCACGTATGGCATCGCGCCCGTGGGCTTCGCCCAGCACGTCACCACCCAACTG GTACTCAGGAACAAAGGTGTGTATGAGAGCGTGAAGTACATCCAGCAGGAGAACTTCTGGATCGGCCCCAGCTCG atTGACCTGATCCACCTGGGAGCCAAGTTCTCGCCCTGCATCCGGAAGGACCAGCAGATCGAGCAGCTGGTGCTGCGTGAGCGAGACCTGGAGCGGGACTCGGGCTGCTGCGTCCAGAACGACCACTCGGGCTGTATCCAGACCCAGCGGAAGGACTGCTCG GAGACTTTGGCCACTTTTGTCAAGTGGCAGGAAGATACGGGACCCCCCATGGACAAGTCCGATCTGGGCCAGAAGCGGACATCAGGGGCCGTGTGCAACCAGGACCCCAG AACCTGCGAGGAGCCAGCCTCCAGTGGTGCCCACATCTGGCCCGACGACATCACCAAGTGGCCG ATCTGCACAGAGCAGGCCAGGAGTAACCGCTCGGGCTTCCCACACATGGACTGCCAGATCCGGGGCCGCCCTTGCTGCATCGGCACCAAGGGCAG CTGTGAGATCACCACTCGAGAATACTGTGAGTTCATGCATGGCTATTTCCACGAAGAGGCCACACTCTGCTCCCAG GTGCACTGCTTGGACAAGGTGTGTGGGCTGCTGCCCTTCCTCAACCCCGAGGTCCCAGATCAGTTCTACAGGCTCTGGCTGTCTCTGTTCCTCCACGCCGG CGTGGTGCACTGCCTGGTGTCTGTGGTCTTCCAAATGACCATCCTGCGGGACCTGGAGAAGCTGGCCGGCTGGCACCGCATCTCCATCATCTTCGTCCTGAGTGGCATCACTGGTAACCTTGCCAGCGCCATCTTCCTCCCGTACCGGGCAGAG GTGGGCCCGGCAGGGTCGCAGTTTGGCCTCCTGGCCTGCCTCTTCGTGGAGCTCTTCCAGAGCTGGCAgctgctggagcggccctggAAGGCCTTCCTGAACCTGTCGGCCGTCGTGCTCTTCCTGTTCGTCTGCGGCCTCCTGCCCTGGGTTGACAACATTGCCCACATCGTTGGCTTCCTCAGCGGCCTGCTGCTGGCCTTCGCCTTCCTGCCCTACATCACCTTCGGCACGAGCGACAAGTACCGCAAGCGCGCCCTCATCCTGGTGTCGCTGCTGGTCTTCGCCGGCCTCTTCGCCTCCCTCGTCATCTGGCTCTATGTCTACCCTATCCACTGGCCCTGGATTGAGTACCTCACCTGCTTCCCCTTCACGAGCCGCTTCTGCGAGAAGTACGAGCTGGACCAGGTGCTGCACTGA
- the LOC125115088 gene encoding serotonin N-acetyltransferase-like isoform X3 — protein sequence MVGTLEPPPHSPGAEGPSSPQRPLLELGHPCEVAAAARMSTQTGHYLKPRPLRLPPAVPESPSRQRRHTLPASEFRCLTPEDAAGVFELEREAFISVSGNCPLNLDEVRHFLTLCPELSMGWFLEGRLVAFIIGSLWDKERITQEALTLHRPGGRTAHLHLLAVHRAFRQQGKGSTLLWRYLHHLGSQPAVRRAVLMCEARLVPFYQRFGFRPVGPCAVSVGSLVFTEMQCSLRDLVSQRRNSDC from the exons ATGGTGGGAACGCTGGAGCCCCCGCCCCACAGTCCTG GTGCCGAGGGGCCCTCCTCACCACAGAGGCCACTTCTGGAGCTGGGCCACCCCTGCGAGGTGGCCGCAGCAGCCAGGATGTCCACTCAGACCGGCCACTACCTGAAGCCCAGACCCCTGCGCCTGCCACCCGCCGTCCCAGAGTCCCCAAGCCGCCAGCGGCGCCACACACTCCCCGCCAGCGAGTTTCGCTGCCTCACCCCGGAGGATGCTGCTGGCGTGTTTGAGCTCGAGCGAGAAG CCTTCATCTCTGTCTCGGGCAACTGCCCCCTGAACTTGGACGAGGTCCGGCACTTCCTGACCCTGTGTCCCGAGCTGTCCATGGGCTGGTTCTTGGAGGGGCGCCTCGTGGCCTTCATCATCGGCTCCCTATGGGACAAGGAGAGAATCACTCAG GAGGCGCTGACGCTGCACAGGCCCGGGGGCCGCACAGCCCACCTGCACCTGCTGGCCGTGCACCGCGCCTTCCGGCAGCAGGGCAAGGGCTCGACCCTGCTCTGGCGCTACCTGCACCACCTGGGCAGCCAGCCGGCCGTGCGCCGGGCCGTGCTCATGTGTGAGGCCAGGCTGGTGCCCTTCTACCAGAGGTTCGGCTTCCGGCCCGTGGGCCCCTGTGCCGTCTCCGTGGGCTCACTGGTCTTCACGGAGATGCAGTGCTCCCTGCGGGACCTCGTCTCCCAGCGCAGGAACAGTGACTGCTGA
- the LOC125115088 gene encoding serotonin N-acetyltransferase-like isoform X1, protein MPPVSLLHPSPHCRSTTKRADAPPPWTLGNEDQTPDHRSSPAGAEGPSSPQRPLLELGHPCEVAAAARMSTQTGHYLKPRPLRLPPAVPESPSRQRRHTLPASEFRCLTPEDAAGVFELEREAFISVSGNCPLNLDEVRHFLTLCPELSMGWFLEGRLVAFIIGSLWDKERITQEALTLHRPGGRTAHLHLLAVHRAFRQQGKGSTLLWRYLHHLGSQPAVRRAVLMCEARLVPFYQRFGFRPVGPCAVSVGSLVFTEMQCSLRDLVSQRRNSDC, encoded by the exons ATGCCACCTGTAAGCTTGCTGCACCCAAGCCCCCACTGCAGATCCACTACCAAGAGGGCAGATGCCCCACCACCCTGGACGCTTGGCAATGAGGACCAGACCCCTGACCATCGCTCCTCGCCAGCAGGTGCCGAGGGGCCCTCCTCACCACAGAGGCCACTTCTGGAGCTGGGCCACCCCTGCGAGGTGGCCGCAGCAGCCAGGATGTCCACTCAGACCGGCCACTACCTGAAGCCCAGACCCCTGCGCCTGCCACCCGCCGTCCCAGAGTCCCCAAGCCGCCAGCGGCGCCACACACTCCCCGCCAGCGAGTTTCGCTGCCTCACCCCGGAGGATGCTGCTGGCGTGTTTGAGCTCGAGCGAGAAG CCTTCATCTCTGTCTCGGGCAACTGCCCCCTGAACTTGGACGAGGTCCGGCACTTCCTGACCCTGTGTCCCGAGCTGTCCATGGGCTGGTTCTTGGAGGGGCGCCTCGTGGCCTTCATCATCGGCTCCCTATGGGACAAGGAGAGAATCACTCAG GAGGCGCTGACGCTGCACAGGCCCGGGGGCCGCACAGCCCACCTGCACCTGCTGGCCGTGCACCGCGCCTTCCGGCAGCAGGGCAAGGGCTCGACCCTGCTCTGGCGCTACCTGCACCACCTGGGCAGCCAGCCGGCCGTGCGCCGGGCCGTGCTCATGTGTGAGGCCAGGCTGGTGCCCTTCTACCAGAGGTTCGGCTTCCGGCCCGTGGGCCCCTGTGCCGTCTCCGTGGGCTCACTGGTCTTCACGGAGATGCAGTGCTCCCTGCGGGACCTCGTCTCCCAGCGCAGGAACAGTGACTGCTGA
- the LOC125115088 gene encoding serotonin N-acetyltransferase-like isoform X2: MVGTLEPPPHSPAGAEGPSSPQRPLLELGHPCEVAAAARMSTQTGHYLKPRPLRLPPAVPESPSRQRRHTLPASEFRCLTPEDAAGVFELEREAFISVSGNCPLNLDEVRHFLTLCPELSMGWFLEGRLVAFIIGSLWDKERITQEALTLHRPGGRTAHLHLLAVHRAFRQQGKGSTLLWRYLHHLGSQPAVRRAVLMCEARLVPFYQRFGFRPVGPCAVSVGSLVFTEMQCSLRDLVSQRRNSDC; the protein is encoded by the exons ATGGTGGGAACGCTGGAGCCCCCGCCCCACAGTCCTG CAGGTGCCGAGGGGCCCTCCTCACCACAGAGGCCACTTCTGGAGCTGGGCCACCCCTGCGAGGTGGCCGCAGCAGCCAGGATGTCCACTCAGACCGGCCACTACCTGAAGCCCAGACCCCTGCGCCTGCCACCCGCCGTCCCAGAGTCCCCAAGCCGCCAGCGGCGCCACACACTCCCCGCCAGCGAGTTTCGCTGCCTCACCCCGGAGGATGCTGCTGGCGTGTTTGAGCTCGAGCGAGAAG CCTTCATCTCTGTCTCGGGCAACTGCCCCCTGAACTTGGACGAGGTCCGGCACTTCCTGACCCTGTGTCCCGAGCTGTCCATGGGCTGGTTCTTGGAGGGGCGCCTCGTGGCCTTCATCATCGGCTCCCTATGGGACAAGGAGAGAATCACTCAG GAGGCGCTGACGCTGCACAGGCCCGGGGGCCGCACAGCCCACCTGCACCTGCTGGCCGTGCACCGCGCCTTCCGGCAGCAGGGCAAGGGCTCGACCCTGCTCTGGCGCTACCTGCACCACCTGGGCAGCCAGCCGGCCGTGCGCCGGGCCGTGCTCATGTGTGAGGCCAGGCTGGTGCCCTTCTACCAGAGGTTCGGCTTCCGGCCCGTGGGCCCCTGTGCCGTCTCCGTGGGCTCACTGGTCTTCACGGAGATGCAGTGCTCCCTGCGGGACCTCGTCTCCCAGCGCAGGAACAGTGACTGCTGA